Genomic DNA from Streptomyces sp. AM 2-1-1:
GGGGCACGGTGGAGGTACTCGGCAGGACACTGGGCCGGGTGGATCTGCGGGAGTTGCGGACCCTGCTGGGCCACGTGAATCCGCGCCACCCGCTCCAGGCGTCGCTGACGGTGCGCCAGGTCACCCTGACGGGTCTCACCAACTCGATCATGCCGTTGCCGCGCTGGTCACCGACCACCGACGAGCGGGCACGGGCCGACGCCCTGCTGGCGATGCTCGGGATGGGCGGCAAGGAGGCGTCCCGCTGGCCCGATCTCTCCCAGGGCGAGCGGGGCAGGACGCTGATCGCCCGCAGCCTGATGCCGAGCCCCCGCCTCCTCCTCCTCGACGAGCCGGCCACCGGCCTGGACCTCGCGGCCCGGGAACAGCTGCTGGACAGCCTGGACGACCTGCGCGAGGAACATCCGGAACTCGCGACGGTGCTGGTGACGCACCACCTGGAGGAACTGCCCGCATCCACGACGCACGCGATGCTGCTGCGGGGCGGTCGGTGCGTGGCCGCGGGGCCCGCCGACGAGGTACTGACCACGGACCGGGTCAGCGACTGCTTCGGCCACCCCGTGCGCATCACGCGCACGGAGGGCCGGTGGGCGGCGCGGGCGCAGCGGGGGCGACCGTCAGGACTCGGTGAACGGGTCGTCGACGAACGGCGTGGCCTGGTGGAAGTAGAGCAGCCAGCCGCTCCCGGTCAGCCGCCAGAGTGAACTGCGGTGCGAGCGGCGGCCCTTGTACTCGGTGTCGAAGGTGAGGTGGACGAGTCCGGGCGAGAGTTCGACGCCGGCCATCCGGGAGACGGTCAGCGGGCCGGGCCGGGTGGTGGCTTCGGCGGTGAGCTCCGCGATGATCGTGTCGCGGTCCCACAGCCGGCCGCTGGTGCCGATCTCCCGGTAGCCGGGGTCCAGCATCGTCGCGAGAACCGGCGCTGAGGAACGTACCTCGGGGTCGATCAGCCGCAGCTCGTTCTCGATGGCTTCGGCCACCGCGTCGAGGGGTTCAGTCACGGGTGAGCTCCACCAGTTTGACCACGGTGTTCCAGTTGCGGCTGGTGGCGACGAGGCCCTTGGTGACGGCGGGCCGGGCGAGGGCGGTGGCGAGACCGGAGCGGCCGAGACCGTCGGGGGCGTAGAGGTACAGCGCCCGGTCGCCGAGCCGGAACTCCTCCGGGAGGTGAGCGGCGGGGTCCACCGGCGCGAAGCGGTCCCCGGTGACCGGACCGTCGAAGAAGGTGACGTGCAGCTGCTTCCCTTCCAGCTCGGCGGCGGGGAAGGGGCAGGCGTCCACGACGGCACGCAGGTACGCGCCCGAGCGGACGAGGCAGTCGACGGCGAACCCGAAGTGCTTCTCCACGGCCCGCGCGATCCCGTCCGCCACCTCGTCCTCGTCGTCGCTCGCCGCGGTGAGGACGGCGTTGCCGCTCTGCAGGTACGTGGACACGCCGCTGTGGCCCAGTTCCGAGAGGAGCGTGCGCAGTTGCGGCATGGGCACCTTGCGGTGGCCCCCCACGTTGATGCCGCGCAGCAGGAGTGCGTACGTCGTCGTCATGGGGCTCACCCTAATTCCCCGGGGACCCGGAGACGGGCACACCGCCCAGGTCCTCACCCCGGCCGGCCACTGTCCGGCCGGGGGTGCGTGCGCTGCTGGACGCGGACGGTCTGGACGGGCCCGCGCCCGGGAAGCCGAGCGTGAGGCGGCCCGTGCCACCGCCCGGGAGCGGGCGGAGCTGGAGCGCCAGGCCGCAGCCGTCGCCGTCGCCGTCGCCGAGACAGTGCGCCAGGGGCTGGCGTGCGCGGACTGCGGGCAGACTGGGGCTGGCGGGATGTGCGAGGCGTGTGGCTGCCGCCGCGAGACCGAGACGCTCACCATGCGGACTGTGCAGCTCGTCGCGGCGCGAACGCTCAAGCGGTCGGCCGGTGCCGTGGACGCCGCTTCCCTCGACGCCAGGGTCGTACGGCCATCGACCGCAAGGTCGCCGCCGAGTGGGCGGAGTTCCTGGAGCTCTCCGCCCCGGCTGACCTCGAGGACGACCAGGGCCGTGCTCACCGTCCACGGCACCGTCCAGCAGATCACCGACCAGGCCGCGGCCAGCACGCTGGCCGCGTTCGGCCGGACCGACGAAGCCGACACGGAGGCCGACCGGGCCTACCGGACCGAGCAGGGCAGGAGGTGGTTCCGGCACAACCCGAGCGGTGAAGCCGCTGTCGCAGCCGCGACGAAGGCCGCCGCGACCGCCCGGGACCGCGTCGCCCAGCATCTGCTGACGGTGCGCCCTGGAGCAGCTGCGCGAGCAGGCCACCGCAGGGCGTCGGTCCGGGCAGGCCGGGGCCGGGTCGTGGACGGACCGGCTGCCGCAGCTCGCCGCCCGCGCTTTCGACGGTGACACCACCAGGGTGGTGATCGCGTGAGTGCCGAGTCGGAGCTGAGCGGGGTCGACCTCGCGCGTCAGGCCCTGACCGCCGCCCGGGAAGCGGCGAAGAAGAACGGCGCCACCGCCAAGAAGCCGAAGCGGCGCACCATCACCGTCGTACGGCGCGACGGCCGCGAGCCGCTCGGGCTGGGCAGGGCGATCAGCCGGATGCTGACCGAGCTCGGCATGACCGCCCCGGCCGCCGGCGGCAGCGTCCTCCCCCACTTCGACACGATCCTCGCCATGATCGCGCCGGAACTCGTCGGCCGAGTCCGGGCCGGGGGATACGACGCGGACACCGGGCGCCTGGACATCGTCCCCGACACCCCAGCGGCCGCCACGAAACTTCGGTGGAGCGCCCCGAAGGGGTGGCGGCGGATTCGGCGTCCGTCGCTTCGCTCCGCGGCCGATCCCTAGTGCCTACCGTCTTTGGTCGGCCCTCTGGCATGTCCAAGAAGGTCTTGGCAGGGGTGTGGAGGGGGCTCATCATGAGGCACATCATTGTCATGGACACGGCTTACGTTTGAGTGCCCCACTCCTCTTCCCAAGGGAGCCCCCCATGGATCGGCCCAGCCCTCACCCCCTCAGACCCTCGCGCCGACGACTGCTGCAGGGCGCCGCCGTCACCGCCGCTGCTGCCGCGCTGGGGCCACTGGCCGCCGCCCGTGCCGTCGCCGCGGCTCCGTATCCCGTAACGCACTGGATACCGGCAAGCACCTCCAACTACACGGTCTCCAGCCGCCCGAGCAGTTACCGCCTGAACTACGTGGTCATCCACGTCACCCAGGAAACCTTCCAGGACGCGATGCGGATCTTCGAAGATCCGGCTCGCCGGGTGTCCGCGCACTACATGGTCGCTTCCGCGGACGGCTACATCGGGCAGTTCGTACGGGAGAAGGACATCGCCTGGCACGCCGGCAACTGGGACTACAACACGCGCTCCATCGGCATCGAGCACGAAGGCTGGGTCGACCAGCCGCAGTGGTTCACCGACGTGATGTACCAGCAGTCGGCCAAGCTCACCGCGGCCGTCTGCGACCACTACGGCATCCCGAAGACCCGTACGCACATCATCGGCCACGTCGAGGTTCCGGGCACGGACCACACGGATCCGGGTCCAAACTGGGACTGGACGAAGTACATGAAGCTGGTCAACACGGCCTGACCCCTCCGTACTGCCCGGCCGAGGGGGAAGGAAGACTGCGGGCAGGAAGTTTCTCTGTTACCACCGTGATCGGCCCGGCTCCCTGGCGCTCCGTGACGAGTTGTTGAAAGCACACTGGTCGCACACGGACGGGTTCCCGAAGGAGATGACCGCCCGCAGTACGACCCTCACCGCAGACCGGGACGCGCCCACCGGCAGCGTGCACACCCTCGGTCCGCCCTATGCCGCCGCCGCGCGTGCCTTCGCCTTCGCCTTCGACGAGCCCAGGTATCAGGCGGGAGCTATTGTCAAATCCTGTGGATGACCGGCCAGCCCGATGGCCGGTCGATCAAGCAAGCGGCTTGCGGTAACGGACGTATTCGTTCTGCCGCCGGAACCCCACGCTCTCGTAGAGGTCGTAGGACCGATGTGGATTTGCCGTGCCCGTGAACAGCCGGACGGTCGTTGCACCCTGTTCGCGAAGGCTTTGCAGCCCGTCCAGCAGCAGGGCCCGGCCGATTCCGAGGCGTCGCTGGTCCGTCCGAATACTCAGCTCTTCTACCTCGCCCACGGTGTGGTCGTGACGGCGGATGGAGCAGAGGGCGACGCCGACCATGTCCTGCCCGTTCCAGGCAGCCCTCCAGCATGCCGGGTCGGCGGTGTCGACGAAGTCCTGGAACGGCCATCTCTGAGTGAAGCCGCTGTCCGCGTACGAATCGACGACCGTCCTCCAGGCTGCACCGTAGTGGCTTGTCCCGATCGGCCCCGTCCGTATCCCGGCCGGCAGTTCGTCGCCCGGCTCGGGCATCTGCTGCAGATCGCCCAGCTCCAGCTCGACCAGACTGAAGACACGTCGGTAGCCGGCTGCACGCAGAAGCGCCGTGGCATCCTGCTCGGAGGTCGTGGCGTTCGCGCCGATCACTGCCGTCCGCGCCGTTCCATGCTGTTTGACGAGCTGGCGGATCCGCTCTTCGGCCCAGCTCAGCATGGCTGACCCGATGCCCTGGCCGCGATGCTCGGGCAAGAGGTAGCCGCGGTGCAGGTATAGCCACGTATCGTCCCGCTCCTGCCACCACCGGATCGTCGAGTAGCCGACGACGCTCCCGTCGCACACCACCAGGATCTGGTTCTTGGACGGCTCCTCCAACTTGGCAGAAGCTTCCGCGATCTCGGCCGCTGTCGGGAGCCCTTCCACAACCGAATGGGCATCGACCCGGTCCCGTTCAGCACACCCCCGCCGCACCGCGGCCATGGCGCCGTGGTCTTCGTCGCCGCGATACGGCCGGAACCCGAAGCCGACCGGAAGGTCCTGTCCTGCCGTGCCATCCAACATGACCGGATGATCTCGAACCTCGAGGCAGGCCCGCCACCCTATTCACGCCGCGGTCGTCTGCGGCCGTTCAACGAGCAGGCCGCGTTCGAAACGGGCCCGGCGCGAACGAGGGCAACGAGGCGGGGTGCATTCACGGCTCGCCAGCGGGCCTGGGCGGCCTCGACGAGCTTGAAGACCATCGCCAGGGCGGCGGCCCGGGACCCGGCACCCCTGGTGACCTTGGTCCGCAGACGGACGGTCGCGAAGGTCGACTCGATGGGGTTGGTTGTCCGCAGGTGGATCCAGTGCTCGGCGGGCAAGTCGTAGAACGCCAACAGTTCGTCCTCGTCATCGACGATCTTCTTGACGGCCTTGGGGAACTTCGCGCTGTACTGCTTGGCGAACGTCTTGACCGCGGCGGCCGCGTGCTCGCGGTCCTCGGCGTTGTAGATGTCCTGGATGGCCTTCTTCGCCGCGGGCTGAGCTGACTTCGGGAAGCTGTCGAGGCAGTTGGCCGTTTTGTGAACCCAGCACCCCTGGTGGCGGGTTTCGGAGGAATCGGGGGCCAAGGCAGCGGTCGGCCGGACGACAGTGATAGCTGACGGCAGCAATCCAGGAACCGGATCGATCATGCCGCAGCGCCGCACCCATGGCCAGGACCTGCCCGGCTGGAAGCGGGAGCACAACCGCTCACACAAGCAGGTCCGTGCACGAGTGGAGCACGTCTTTGCCCGGATGAAGACCTGGAAGATCCTCCGCGACTGCCGGCTCAAGGGCGACGGCGTCCACCACGCCATGCGCGGCATCCCCCGCCTGCACAATCTCAACCTGGCTGGATAGGACCATGGCCGAACTCAGGCAGTCCCTCGCCCGCGTCCGCCAGCGGGGGCGGCGTGTGCCGCGGCCACTGCGCGCCTGTCTGTTCCACAACTGCGGCCCGGAACGCTTCCAAAAGGTCGCATCCGGGATACGTCCCGAACGCTCCATACTTCAAGCGGTAGTAGCACGACCAGTAGCTCACCACGCGCCGCTCCGTGCGTGCGAAGAAGGCCGGATTCCGAGCGATGAACTCCCCGAAATGTCGGCGCTGGGTTGATCCCGGGACCGCGAGCCCGGGCAGCCCCCGGCCGATCAACTCAATGATCTCCAGCACGTATTCGCCGGCCAACTGCACCACGAACGGGACCACCCACGGCTCACCCGACGCCGCAATCTGCTCAAGGTGCCGCTGGCGAACCCGGCCATCGTGGTGCCGGGAATACAGGCAGTGCAAAATCATCTGCTGGGTTCCGGACAGAGGCCGCTCAAAGTCGGCGCACGGCTCCTCGTTGTAGAGGCGATAGGGGATGGCGACGATCTCGCCCTGCACCTTGACCTCGAAGGGCATCATCGGCGCGAGCCTGGCCTCCGGCATGGCCGCCAGGACACTCTGCACGTCACCGGCAAGACGGGTCGGAAACGCTGCCACCAGGGCATAGGCGACGTTCGACGGATCCCGAGGCAGCTGCACAACAGGAGGATAAGCGGCGAACCTCTCGGTCTCTCCACCGCCTGCCTCAACGTTGTGGGACAGCCCTCAGACGATCGCGGCCAGCACTTTCCGGTCGCCGTGCCGACGCCGACCACCACCCCGCGGCCGCGACGGCGCCTCCTGCTGGAGCAACTCCCACAACTCGTCCGGCACCAGCCGCTCAACGATCCCCACCATGACTCACAGAATACTGAGTTCGCCCAAATGAGATGACTTCTAAGGGAAGGCGAAGCTGTCCCTTTTTCGACCCACATTCCAACCGCCAAGAATGACCGACTGGCGCCCAGCAGGACAATTGTGAGTAGAAACGATCTATTGATACCGAACCGTCATGGATTGCTATTCGTGACGCAAAAATTCTGGAACTCCCGCGAGGGATTGATCGTCATCGATGGGCCACACTGGGCAGCCTTCCGGCGCACGAACCCTGGAAATCGAAATGCCATGCAAACAGGCATTGCACCAGAAGAGCGCATATCCGACTCGACTTTCCGCCTTGACGACATACCTGACGTTCAAACCTTGCTGACCGCAGTCAACACAGGCGTACACGCCCCGCCCTGCCTTATGGTCTATAAATTCTCCGAGCGCCCGCAACCACGCTTTTCGATTGGCCACCATCCAGCACTCCCGTTGAAGTAGTTCCAGAATTGATCTTCCGATGCATAAGCTGCTTTTTCCCACACGTGCTCTTGCGCAGAAGATGATGACGGACCATATACACCGATCTGCATCACATGCATCCGCTCATGTCCAAGCGTTTTGACTAGATTCTCCATCGAGGAAAATCGGTCCGCGCGTTCGCGGATCATGCGCAGGAGAACGCCGATTCCGTCCGGGCTCATCATGGGCGCACCGTCCGATCGATGTGGTCGAGGTCTTCATCGTGGCCCCTCGGCGTGGCCTCCCGCAGCAGAATTGCACCCCCTTCTGGCACCCGTGGGGTTGATGTGCCCGCGCGTTGAATGGGCGACGCCGGTCCCGGCCCTGTGGGCTCACCTACAGCCCGCTAGGCGCCGGGCGGAACCGGCGCGTTGAGCTGCGGTGCGCGGGCGTGCCGCACGGCCGAAGGAGGAACCCCTGTGGCCCATTCCCAGATCGAGTGCGGCACGGCGACCGCACCGTCCATCATGCCGATCGGCCCGGTCCTGGAGTTCGCGGACGAGCTGATCGTCCGGTCTGCCCAGACTCTGTGGCCTTCGGCGCGGATACGGCTCCATGAGAGCGCGCCGAGCGTCACCAGCCATGTACGGCGGGTCGAGGTGGACGGGGAGTCGCTGTTCGCGAAGTGCTCCGTCCTCGGTGTGTCGCTGGTGTCGGTGCTGCGGGGTGCGCGGGGTGACTGGGGCGGCGGTGAAGGCGGCGCACGCCGCCTACGGCCGTTCCAGCGGCGCGTCGCTGGGGCGCGAGATGGCGCAGCTGCGCGCGCTCGGGGCGGCTGGTCTGCGGGTTCCCCGGGTGGCCGGGCATGCGGACGGAGTGCTGTTCACGCATGCGGTTACCGGGCCGACGCTCGCGGAGCGGGAGCCACCGCGTCCAGCAGGGCGGTCTCCTCCGCGGACAGGCGCAGGCGGGCGGATTCGGCGTTGTCGGCCACGTGGTCCGGGTTTCCGGTGCCGGGGATCGCGAGGACGTGTGCACCGCGCCCGAGGGACCAGGCCAGCCACACCCGCGCCGTCGAGACTCCGTGCGCGCGGGCGACCGCACGCACCTGCGGGCCCTCGGCGCCTGTCGCTCCACCTTCGCGGCCCCGCCCGGCCACGGAGAGGAAGGGAACGAAGGCGATCCCCAGTTCGCCGCAGGCGGTCAGCACGTCCTCGTGGCGGCGGTCGTCGATGCCGTAGCGGTTCCGCACGCAGACGATGGGGACGATTGCGCGGGCCTCGGTCAGCTGGGGTCGAGGCGGGCCGCGGAGATCCCGATGTGCCGGACGAGTCCCGCCTCGCGAAGGTCGGCGAGAGGTCCTGTTCCGTCATCGTCCGTTCCCCTCGTCACGTGGTGTCCCCCACCACCGGGCGGTCGGGCCGACTCCGGAGTATGCGGCGGCGGGCGGGCGGTCCGGAAGGAGGACGGGATCGGATCCTTGTCACAGAGCGTCAGGGACCTGCGGACGAGGGCGACACGTTGTCAGTGATGACGGGTTCGGCGTTCAAGTCCACCCCCCGGCTGCCGGCCGCCCGGCTGCCGACCTCCGTGCGGCGTGCCGACGGCTCCGCCCCGGGGGATGATCGGTCGCGGACACCGGGGCGCGGTTCGGCGGTTCCCCGGGGAGGCCGAGTGGCAGGAGATCCCGTGAAGATCGCAGTGGCCGGCGGCACCGGCGCCGTCGGGCGGCATGTGGTCGACCTTGTCCGCGAGGGCGGCCACGAGGCCGTGGTGCTGTCCCGAGCGCACGGCGTCGACCTCGTCTCCGGTTCCGGTGCGGCCGAGGCGCTGCGGGGGGTCGCGGCGGTCGTGGACGTGACATCGACGCCGACCATGTCCGCCAAGGCGTCCGAGGAGTTCTTCACCACGGTGACCCGGCAGCTGCTGGCAGCCGGGCAGGCCGCC
This window encodes:
- a CDS encoding DUF721 domain-containing protein, which encodes MSAESELSGVDLARQALTAAREAAKKNGATAKKPKRRTITVVRRDGREPLGLGRAISRMLTELGMTAPAAGGSVLPHFDTILAMIAPELVGRVRAGGYDADTGRLDIVPDTPAAATKLRWSAPKGWRRIRRPSLRSAADP
- a CDS encoding nuclear transport factor 2 family protein; the encoded protein is MTEPLDAVAEAIENELRLIDPEVRSSAPVLATMLDPGYREIGTSGRLWDRDTIIAELTAEATTRPGPLTVSRMAGVELSPGLVHLTFDTEYKGRRSHRSSLWRLTGSGWLLYFHQATPFVDDPFTES
- a CDS encoding ATP-binding cassette domain-containing protein; its protein translation is MPGERHPAPAADRSAPVVHADGVAVVRGGRTILDDVSLTVRQGEHWALLGANGAGKSTLLGLLGAVTHPSRGTVEVLGRTLGRVDLRELRTLLGHVNPRHPLQASLTVRQVTLTGLTNSIMPLPRWSPTTDERARADALLAMLGMGGKEASRWPDLSQGERGRTLIARSLMPSPRLLLLDEPATGLDLAAREQLLDSLDDLREEHPELATVLVTHHLEELPASTTHAMLLRGGRCVAAGPADEVLTTDRVSDCFGHPVRITRTEGRWAARAQRGRPSGLGERVVDERRGLVEVEQPAAPGQPPE
- a CDS encoding aldo/keto reductase; its protein translation is MRNRYGIDDRRHEDVLTACGELGIAFVPFLSVAGRGREGGATGAEGPQVRAVARAHGVSTARVWLAWSLGRGAHVLAIPGTGNPDHVADNAESARLRLSAEETALLDAVAPAPRASAR
- a CDS encoding N-acetylmuramoyl-L-alanine amidase, encoding MDRPSPHPLRPSRRRLLQGAAVTAAAAALGPLAAARAVAAAPYPVTHWIPASTSNYTVSSRPSSYRLNYVVIHVTQETFQDAMRIFEDPARRVSAHYMVASADGYIGQFVREKDIAWHAGNWDYNTRSIGIEHEGWVDQPQWFTDVMYQQSAKLTAAVCDHYGIPKTRTHIIGHVEVPGTDHTDPGPNWDWTKYMKLVNTA
- a CDS encoding DUF1697 domain-containing protein, whose amino-acid sequence is MTTTYALLLRGINVGGHRKVPMPQLRTLLSELGHSGVSTYLQSGNAVLTAASDDEDEVADGIARAVEKHFGFAVDCLVRSGAYLRAVVDACPFPAAELEGKQLHVTFFDGPVTGDRFAPVDPAAHLPEEFRLGDRALYLYAPDGLGRSGLATALARPAVTKGLVATSRNWNTVVKLVELTRD
- a CDS encoding GNAT family N-acetyltransferase; the protein is MLDGTAGQDLPVGFGFRPYRGDEDHGAMAAVRRGCAERDRVDAHSVVEGLPTAAEIAEASAKLEEPSKNQILVVCDGSVVGYSTIRWWQERDDTWLYLHRGYLLPEHRGQGIGSAMLSWAEERIRQLVKQHGTARTAVIGANATTSEQDATALLRAAGYRRVFSLVELELGDLQQMPEPGDELPAGIRTGPIGTSHYGAAWRTVVDSYADSGFTQRWPFQDFVDTADPACWRAAWNGQDMVGVALCSIRRHDHTVGEVEELSIRTDQRRLGIGRALLLDGLQSLREQGATTVRLFTGTANPHRSYDLYESVGFRRQNEYVRYRKPLA